A stretch of Mobula birostris isolate sMobBir1 chromosome 2, sMobBir1.hap1, whole genome shotgun sequence DNA encodes these proteins:
- the adnpb gene encoding activity-dependent neuroprotector homeobox b encodes MYQLPVNNLANLRKARKTVKKILTDIGLDYCKDHIEDFKQFEPNDFYLKNTTWDDVSLWDPSSTKLQDYRTKPFCCSACPFASKFFSAYKSHFRNVHSEDFENKILINCPYCPYNADRKTLETHIKIFHVPLWKVPSGGKNAHHEKSKQDSNLKLKHADSVEQAVYYCKKCTYRDPLYDVVRKHIYREHFQHVAAPYVARTGDKSVNGTFSATNGREDGTVHCKRCLFIPKTYEALVQHVIEDHERIGYQVTAMIGHTNVVVPRSKPLMLIAPKPHDKALTAGNYQSVKTSMQQNMNRVSMSKNAQNSAVNLMSGSGRLPPKYAVSSMAHNYPLGQQMRLPLPGGLPVPLQQRSQTVKQLISGGNGRQYGVGAGEQRRPSQMQYNVQAGSLTGNSGSSQLSMKQSQFSISQAQRMQGLSTSAVKSLASPTGLSNSASQSPALAGSAAQKWKICTMCNELFPESVYSIHFEKEHKAEKIQAVANYIQKINSFTSKCLYCNRYLPSETLLNHMLIHGLSCPYCRSTFNDVEKMAEHVRILHIDEEVGPKTESTLTFDLSTQKGSRSNIQLHVTTYSTSESASVENTNYRSQNQNLAFRKPEGQLQQPKPQVKSKIKPDLNSISQTQLPYKNDVGKTLCPLCFSILKGPISDALAHHLRERHQVIQTIHPVEKKLTYKCIHCLGVYTSNMTASTITLHLVHCRGVGKAQNGQDRSLAHAKVTHSPSVMPMKREYEYEYGDFALMKKRKLDGEEAVQSFTLGEDKPEEPVVLAIDPKGYEDESYEARKMFLTNYFNKQPYPSRREIEKLAAGLWLWKSDIASHFSNKRKKCVRDCEKFRPKVLLGFNMMEMRKVKHNMDFGPTWNMLNNKEIDGKEPATLKPSMEKVNQKLEKGRRGLSLGSEKVEGTILDLSSQMEENSNPNLGKMKGKAVNQRSENLEGNALDLSTQVDERPSNTSSAVVEGTPLDLSAQMVEESPSIKSTEMVEESPSNMSSEMVAESPSNVSSDMVEGSALDLSSQMVEKSPSSMSAEMVEESPSNMSAEMAEASPSNMSPDNMEENASNTCGGEDLSSSEMSGLQSREETSEMVPEDLNNEFRKPAFTENASLGLKDDVSNMDEEYPEQSSESKDKESESEDSEDLSECKEAGSPAEDGLVSPQASDQEDVSSELKQEFWIKRPWTDDVSQSEEEEEPPRTSETKAALENDEQNWGGGPREWSGAQFQNEGEKWAKERPEWKNVSPENESLSNPLLEWQGNTADSEGEELDQLLDQSNDGLSDNVAEPVCGSSSGVGLSSQPA; translated from the exons ATGTACCAGCTTCCTGTTAACAACCTTGCAAATCTAAGAAAAGCTCGTAAAACGGTGAAAAAGATCCTTACAGATATTGGATTGGACTATTGTAAAGATCATATAGAG GATTTCAAGCAGTTTGAACCAAATGACTTTTACCTAAAGAACACTACATGGGATGATGTCTCACTTTGGGACCCTTCTTCTACAAAACTACAG gaTTATCGTACAAAGCCATTTTGTTGCAGCGCTTGTCCATTTGCATCCAAATTTTTTTCTGCCTACAAAAGCCACTTCAGAAATGTTCATAGTGAAGATTTTGaaaacaaaatacttattaattgCCCTTATTGCCCATACAATGCTGACAGAAAGACCCTGGAAACTCATATCAAGATATTTCATGTCCCTCTCTGGAAAGTACCTAGTGGAGGCAAGAATGCACACCATGAAAAGTCAAAGCAGGATAGCAATCTTAAACTGAAACATGCTGATAGCGTGGAACAAGCAGTTTATTACTGTAAGAAGTGTACTTACCGAGATCCGCTTTATGATGTTGTCCGGAAACATATTTACAGAGAACATTTTCAGCATGTGGCAGCTCCTTATGTGGCAAGAACAGGAGACAAGTCAGTGAATGGAACGTTTTCTGCCACTAACGGAAGAGAGGATGGGACTGTGCACTGTAAACGTTGTCTCTTCATACCCAAAACTTATGAAGCCTTGGTTCAGCATGTTATTGAAGACCATGAACGAATAGGATACCAAGTAACAGCAATGATAGGGCATACAAATGTGGTTGTTCCAAGATCAAAACCTTTGATGCTGATAGCACCAAAACCACATGACAAAGCTTTAACTGCTGGAAATTATCAGAGTGTGAAAACTTCAATGCAGCAGAATATGAATCGCGTATCCATGTCCAAAAATGCACAGAATTCTGCTGTTAATCTTATGTCAGGTAGTGGTCGTCTGCCACCAAAATATGCTGTTTCATCAATGGCACATAACTATCCTTTGGGTCAACAAATGAGGCTCCCACTGCCAGGTGGTTTACCAGTTCCTCTTCAGCAGCGATCACAGACGGTAAAACAATTAATCTCTGGTGGCAATGGGCGTCAATATGGAGTTGGTGCTGGTGAACAGAGGCGACCATCTCAGATGCAATATAATGTTCAGGCGGGTAGCTTGACTGGGAACAGTGGATCCAGTCAATTGTCAATGAAACAGTCACAGTTCAGTATTTCTCAAGCACAAAGGATGCAAGGATTATCTACTTCAGCGGTGAAGTCATTAGCTTCACCAACAGGCTTGAGTAATTCTGCTAGCCAGAGTCCTGCATTAGCTGGGTCTGCTGCTCAGAAGTGGAAGATTTGTACAATGTGTAATGAGCTTTTCCCAGAAAGTGTATATAGCATACACTTTGAGAAGGAGCATAAAGCTGAAAAGATCCAGGCAGTAGCTAATTACATTCAGAAGATCAATAGCTTCACAAGCAAATGTCTCTACTGTAACCGTTATTTACCTAGTGAAACGCTGCTTAACCATATGCTTATACATGGACTCTCGTGTCCTTATTGCCGGTCCACTTTCAATGATGTTGAAAAGATGGCTGAACATGTAAGAATCCTTCATATTGATGAAGAAGTGGGACCCAAGACTGAATCAACATTAACTTTTGATTTGTCTACACAGAAAGGTAGTCGCAGTAATATACAGCTCCATGTTACTACATACAGTACCTCTGAGAGTGCCTCTGTGGAGAATACAAATTATCGATCCCAGAATCAGAACTTGGCTTTTAGAAAGCCAGAAGGGCAGCTGCAGCAGCCAAAACCACAAGTGAAATCTAAAATAAAGCCAGATTTGAATTCTATTTCTCAAACTCAATTACCCTATAAAAATGATGTTGGCAAAACCCTTTGTCCCTTGTGCTTCTCTATTTTGAAGGGTCCAATATCTGATGCTTTGGCACACCACTTGAGGGAACGACATCAAGTGATACAAACAATTCATCCAGTGGAAAAAAAGCTTACCTATAAATGCATTCATTGTTTGGGAGTCTACACAAGTAACATGACAGCCTCTAccataacattgcatttggtgCACTGTAGAGGTGTTGGAAAAGCACAAAATGGTCAGGATCGAAGTCTTGCTCATGCTAAGGTAACTCATTCACCAAGTGTAATGCCCATGAAGCGAGAATATGAGTATGAATATGGGGACTTTGCTTTAATGAAAAAAAGGAAATTGGATGGTGAGGAAGCTGTTCAGAGCTTTACCTTGGGAGAGGATAAACCAGAGGAGCCTGTAGTTTTAGCTATCGATCCCAAGGGGTATGAGGATGAGTCCTATGAGGCCAGAAAAATGTTCCTTACAAACTATTTTAACAAGCAACCTTATCCAAGCAGAAGAGAAATTGAAAAGTTGGCAGCTGGCTTATGGTTATGGAAATCGGATATTGCTTCCCACTTCAGCAATAAGAGGAAGAAATGTGTTCGAGATTGTGAGAAGTTCAGGCCCAAGGTACTGCTTGGATTTAACATGATGGAGATGCGAAAAGTAAAGCATAACATGGACTTTGGGCCTACTTGGAATATGCTAAATAACAAAGAAATAGATGGTAAGGAACCTGCTACTTTAAAGCCAAGCATGGAAAAAGTAAATCAGAAACtggagaaggggagaagaggtTTAAGTCTGGGATCTGAAAAAGTGGAGGGAACTATTTTAGATTTGAGCTCCCAGATGGAGGAAAATTCTAATCCAAACTTGGGAAAGATGAAAGGAAAAGCTGTGAACCAGCGTTCAGAAAACCTGGAGGGCAATGCTTTAGACTTGAGCACTCAGGTGGATGAAAGACCTTCAAACACCAGCTCTGCAGTGGTGGAGGGTACACCATTGGATTTGAGTGCTCAGATGGTGGAGGAAAGTCCTTCAATCAAGAGCACTGAGATGGTAGAAGAAAGCCCTTCAAATATGAGTTCTGAGATGGTGGCAGAGAGTCCTTCAAATGTAAGTTCTGATATGGTGGAGGGAAGTGCTTTGGATCTGAGTTCCCAGATGGTGGAGAAGAGCCCTTCAAGTATGAGTGCCGAGATGGTAGAGGAGAGCCCATCTAATATGAGCGCTGAGATGGCAGAAGCAAGCCCTTCAAATATGAGTCCAGACAATATGGAGGAAAATGCTTCAAATACTTGTGGTGGTGAAGATTTGTCATCAAGTGAAATGAGTGGTTTGCAGAGTAgggaagaaacttctgaaatggttCCTGAAGATTTAAATAACGAATTTCGAAAGCCTGCATTTACAGAAAATGCATCATTGGGGTTGAAGGATGATGTTTCAAATATGGATGAAGAGTATCCTGAACAATCTTCTGAATCAAAAGATAAGGAATCAGAAAGTGAAGATTCAGAAGATCTTTCTGAATGCAAAGAAGCTGGTTCACCAGCTGAGGATGGACTTGTATCTCCACAAGCATCTGATCAAGAAGATGTTTCATCTGAGCTGAAGCAAGAATTTTGGATCAAACGACCATGGACAGATGATGTATCCCAAagtgaagaggaggaggagcCCCCTCGGACCTCTGAAACAAAAGCTGCATTGGAAAATGATGAGCAAAATTGGGGAGGGGGGCCACGTGAATGGAGTGGAGCACAGTTCCAAAATGAAGGAGAAAAGTGGGCCAAAGAACGGCCTGAGTGGAAAAATGTTTCGCCAGAAAATGAAAGTTTGTCTAATCCATTGTTAGAATGGCAAGGTAACACAGCAGATAGTGAAGGTGAGGAGCTTGATCAGCTCCTCGATCAGTCAAATGATGGTCTTTCTGATAATGTGGCAGAACCTGTTTGTGGATCTTCATCAGGTGTTGGGTTAAGTAGTCAACCTGCATAA